One genomic region from Kineobactrum salinum encodes:
- the thyX gene encoding FAD-dependent thymidylate synthase, which translates to MKADYIDHMGDDLRVVNAARVSFDKESDWATDENSPDGHGLPTGILKEEDARLISYLARNGHWTPFSHPMITMRETIPIFVARQRFKHMVGFTYNEVSRRYVDDTPEFFSPDVWRARPDASIKQGSGDRTIKEFVNPYGEPEHHPVEHWFDRWMEDAEFNYNKLLEWDVAPEQARMVLPQSMYTSYYVTGSLAAWARAYKQRIDSHAQKEIQDLAKQWDAIIQTLFPVSWAALTGQRPVGTGTI; encoded by the coding sequence ATGAAAGCTGATTATATCGACCACATGGGCGACGACCTCCGGGTCGTCAATGCCGCACGAGTCTCCTTCGACAAGGAGAGTGACTGGGCCACCGACGAAAACTCCCCGGACGGGCATGGCCTCCCTACTGGCATTCTGAAGGAAGAGGATGCCCGGCTCATCAGCTACCTGGCCCGCAACGGCCACTGGACACCGTTCAGTCACCCGATGATTACCATGCGGGAAACCATCCCGATCTTCGTGGCACGTCAGCGCTTCAAGCACATGGTGGGCTTCACGTACAACGAGGTCAGCCGGCGCTATGTCGACGATACTCCAGAGTTCTTCTCGCCTGACGTATGGCGTGCCCGCCCCGATGCCAGCATCAAGCAGGGTAGCGGAGACCGCACCATTAAAGAATTCGTCAACCCCTATGGTGAGCCCGAGCACCACCCTGTAGAACACTGGTTCGATCGCTGGATGGAAGACGCGGAGTTTAATTACAACAAACTCCTGGAGTGGGACGTAGCACCGGAGCAGGCCCGTATGGTCCTGCCCCAATCCATGTACACCAGCTACTACGTCACCGGCTCACTGGCAGCCTGGGCCCGTGCTTACAAGCAGCGCATCGACTCTCACGCGCAGAAGGAGATCCAGGACCTGGCCAAGCAGTGGGATGCCATCATCCAGACACTGTTCCCAGTGAGCTGGGCGGCCCTGACCGGGCAGCGTCCCGTCGGCACCGGCACCATTTAA